In Erigeron canadensis isolate Cc75 chromosome 8, C_canadensis_v1, whole genome shotgun sequence, the DNA window GTTGTGGATGTGAATAAAATTTTGAGTTAGATTGGATTGTATAGATTAAAGAGAGAGAAATTAGTATTTAATTAGAGATTGAATTGAGTTGTTTCACTAACGTAGGTAGTCTTACCCCTAAAAACCCTCTACCAAGCACTCCTTAATTTAGCTATAAGTGTTATGTATAGTATGTAATATGTACTAGTTTTTTTTAGATTAATGatgaaatgtgttttttttttaacttttaatataaatgttatgttgtttataaaattatgaaaaggaaaaagttaTTAGCGtttattaaatttctttttaaaaaatcatataagttATCTTTATAGATCGTctcatttcatttattttctatttttataataaactcAAAAACTCAAATTATTTTATTCGTTTTCGTTTATcaatactatctaataaaacaaactactttttttttccttaaactttccgtctttgaaaaaccaaatatacatctcttttattcactagtttaaatatcttcatctaatatacctaaaataccttttaataaaataatttacaatatagatctCTCAACACTTAAAATAGCTAAACTGTcatctttaacatcaattactttttcaTTCACCACCACTGCCGCCCCCATCactaacaccaccaccacaacctcCGTCATCACTACCGTAGCCTCATTACGCGGACATAAGTCTAGTTTTCTTTAAAATGTCAAAAACATATGTcgtattaaaagtttttaacaaGGAGTAATTCCTTTATTCGTATAACTAAGAACCAAACACTCcctttgatttttgttttattttacgaGTAATTAATAAAACGAGAAACGGACGCTTTATGAAACTTATGATGTTCCAAAATCCAAACAACACTTCCTTTCAGATCCGACAGATAAACCACCAAACAAACACCAAAATCTTTCAGTGACGATGATAAAAGTTACAGCAGCAGTAAAATTTCCAATATTACTGTTATGTGTGCGGAGCTTAGGGTTATTGGTGGCCATCCTAGTTCTTGTTTGGAACATTCATTACAGAGGTGGATTAGCCCTTTTTTCTAGTAACAGAATCCTTCTcttcaatgtaatttttttcttctttatttattatttcattattcTGTTTGAATTATTTGGTATTTtgatgattaaatatatatgtagctGTATTTATGATTATTTGTTGCAATAAAAAGATTCAAATCTGGGCGTTTAATTACTAACTTGTGAAATAATTAACTACCAACAACTAACGTTTgtcgtttatttttaattttttttttttttagagtaATGCAACTTACTTGTAACCAAAAGTTTATTGATTATGGTATTGctattttaaattttggtttGGGAGTATGAGAAGCTTGGTGAATTATCTATTTTTGGGAGTATGTGATAAAGTGGATGTTTTAGGACGAACGCATAGTTGTTTTGTTCCTTAATATTTGATGTGGGGGTAATTGGGATTGTTtgtttgcttactttttagcaGATAAGCAATTGCAAACCCCATTATAATTCGATTATCGTCTTATTTTGGAAgagaaacactaacaaataagTAATCTGGTGGAGTACTTATTTTGTAACCTGCCCAAACAACTGCATATCAGATTTTGCAAATTAAAAACTCGATGTTTTTCTGTAGGTTCATCCTGTTGTTATGGTAATCGGCCTTCTTCTACTAAACGGTGAAGGTAATCCAATTAGGCTCTCTTATAAAGATATAATTTACTATTATTTGGCGTTACGCTTAGGCTTCCAGTAGTGCGAAGTTTCTATAAACAGGCTCTGTAATTGATTTGTCGGATGATTACGATTGCAGCTATGTTGGCATACAAGACAGTATCCGGAACAAAAGCTTTTAAAAAGCTAGTCCATCTTGTTCTGCAGTTTTTGGCATTCATGCTTGGAGTGTTTGGTTTGTGGGCTGCCTGGAAATTTCACAATGATAGGGGGATTGACAACTTCTACAGCCTGCACTCGTGGCTAGGCGTAGCTTGCTTGTTCTTGTTTGCCATTCAGGTTCTTCCTTTTTACTCTTTCGTTTATGATTCGGGTTTTCAATGAAGCTATATATATGAGTACAAACAATATAATCTTTATTATTGTAGTGGATGGCTGGATTTACAACATTTTGGTACCCCGGTGGTTCAACAAACAAACGAGCTTCCCTGATGCCATGGCATGTTGTCTTAGGACTATACATATACGCACTTTCTTTGGCTTCTTGCATCACTGGTATTTTAGAGAAAGCAACATTTCTTCAAGTCCACCACTTAATTTCTCACTATTCCACAGAAGCGATACTAGTGAATATTTTGGGCGTTTTGATAGTTATCCTGGGCTTTTTTGTTATATTCTGTGTTGTATCACCGTCAAATGGCCAAGGGGACGTTAAACAAGAATCAATAGAGTAAGGAGGAGTTTTGGTTGAGTTTGATCTAATTTTCTAAGTCGTAACACAGGAAAGTTTTGTGATGTAACTTGTAAGTGAACTTTTCGTTTGGTTTCGTGTTCCAGGCTTGTAGAAGAACAACCGATGGTATCTTCTCATGAGATTGGAACATCTGACTGAAATCATAGATTGAACTCACCAACATGTAGCGATTAAATTGCatgattttgtttaaattgtTATGTATGCGAATACGGCACACATATGATTGAGAACACGAATGTAGTCCATTGTTTGATGGATACTAGCGTCGTCATAAGGTACTCATATGAGACTAGGATGAACTGGTTCTTTAATAGACCAACACAAACTTGCATTCCATATGCACTTGAAACGGTTGAAACAATAAAACGGAGTCTCACAAATTTTACTATATTCATAGTTTCATACCCCTTATGTCCTCCCGTTCCTTCTTCTCTtcccatttttcttttctttttatcctCTAATCTGTGACTGTGAAGGTGGATGCCAGTGGTTATTGTAACACCCATagattatatcttatttttatgaAGACCAATGAATAAAGTCCGGCTATCTGGATAACCTTAGGTGAAATACGATCTCATACGCCGCAAAAGCAGACGGTGTTGGGTGTTCAAGCTCTCACCCATATTGCTTCATTAACGAAAAAAATCCTACAAAAGCCAAGTCGACTTTTGAAACACGTCTCGTGGTAAAATATGGATACGTCACCGCTCCAATAGTAGATCATTGGCTTAATGACGTTTATCAGTTTTATtaaattacatataaaaaaaaaattaaagcaattttttatactttaagCCTTCAAGTAGACGAACAAAAGCCCATCAAAAATACCTGAAGATATCTAAACGCGATCCATGGTCGATTGGCTCCCAACTTTCCATCACTTTCAAAACCTTTTCTTAACACCTCAAATTATACTTATACAATATATCACAAAAAGACTTGATGATTCTTAACCCATGACTGCTAAATTCCAAAAGACAATTTTATACACAACCCAAAGACATTTTAAGTCTATTAATTCACATCCAAATGCTCCAAAGTTCTTCAATAAATCCAATAACCAACACAAGGACTTCGATATCAAACACATTtgtatacacacacaaaatgaATGGGTCGTATCATTGAACATATGTTTGAAAGACAACTTGTACATCAATGATAATTAATGGTAGAAGTTTATACTTTTTTCCTAATAATGTTACATTTACTTGAATTCCTTTGTCTCGAATCATAAAGAGGTAAACAACTAACATGTAAATGAATACTCAATGAGTATATATACCCAAACATCATACATCATACATAGAATAACTTCGGTTTTATTGTTTTGGGTTTGTGATATTCTTTTGATAAAGCTTAAACATTGATAGTtatttttgagagaaaaatatAGAACTGTTTTATCCTATAAATATAGGGAAAATAATCCTTACTTTATAActttacctatcttaggtactgtcatgttaaaaaaaaagttataaattaaacctttatatttgataaatatacataacatcctttgaattttacataattctcTCTGAAATACACATGTTTACCTAAGAATCTAAGATAAATACTGCATGCTTTAACCTAATCATTTCTCCATAAATATACGTCTATGTAGATGCATTTTGTAGTTTAGTGATCTATGatttttaattgattgataataagTGATAAAGATATGATAGTTTTATTCTCGTCTATCATATAGTATTTAATCAACTCTTTCTTTACACTcaatgtagtttttttttttttttttttttttttttttttttttttttggattttaggTCTAATATCACGACAttgtatgagggaggttgagatgtatatTACTCATATCTAAGGTAGAAAGTTAGCTCCAGATTCTATTTAAAATAGAAAAGGATATTCAGTTTTGCAAGACATGAAGATAAAACCTTTCTTCTTCTCTCTCTAGAGGCAAGATTGTTAATTAATCACTTTCTTGGTTGGATTTAATCGACTCTATATAGTAATACCTATCCAAGTGTTTAGTTTATCCTCGTTATGGACTGAATTTGATCGATTTCATATGATAGTATCCATTAATTCAGGTGTACTTCATATGATAGTATCCATTGGTGGTTGTTTAAGCACCAATGCAATAAAGGGATTAAAAGGTTCTTTGTAATTTACCACcttttttatttagtatataAACCGTTTGACACATAAACTATGATTTTTCAGTCTATCATTTTCACTCGTCTTACAATACTCATTCattgtattatatttaataaatcaaAACCTTATGACATTATAATATTGTTTTGGGCTTCTAGTATATAAACTTTTCATAGTGTCACATCAGTAGAAGCCAAATTCGTCAAATATGTATGATGGCAcctatgaaaaaacaaataatatttaCCATGCACTTTGACTCAATTCTGTGAatcatatatatagggtagtccatttttaatatttaaagaaGATATGCTGCCAAAAGACCCACATAAGGTCTTGCCTATATATTGAATGTTCTATATCTGTACGTGCTAACAGCCACAAATGCTTTTGATCTAAATTAGTGGACTGTGATACTAACTCTAATTGTTTTGAGTATGTAATCATTAtgcataaaatatttatatttttatcataaaattcaataatagatttttgatatgaaaaaaacTATTGTTTCATGACAACTTAGTAGTTTAGATtttcaattgtttttaaaaatcattaGAAAGATAATGTAAGtgaaaaaatcacatttaaaaatgtaacgttattaaaaaaaacttatatacgTACATCACACATATGTGTCTGTGGTATGTATAGAACAAGATACTAGAACCCGAGAAACTTGTACGTGATTTTTAATGTCGATTTTCTTACCAATTTCTTCCACAATCAAGCATTTAAATAAACTGTGATATTTCGAAATCTATATTAATTACATTACTAGTAACTAACACGGTAACTGTGTACTACGGCGGTGTTCGTAGTGACGACGGTATGTTGGTAGGGGACAACTGTTGGTGACAGAGACGAcatcgagtggtgtagataattgatgtaaaagtaattggtgtaaaaggttaatgaaaatattttaaaagataaaagactgaTAGTTTAATATAATCgatcattaaaagtatttttgacATTTTCTCAATGCAACTTTCAACATAAGAGCTAATCTTTATAGAAATATAGGTTAAGTATGTTAGAAAGTCTCAAATTTACAAGGTTATATAATTAACATCTAATGtaaataatctaaatataaaaaacaagacAGTAAAAAAGTTTaatcatatatttttctaaatCTGATTTACTTCAGAATTTGAATGTTAAACGAAAGTCATTAACTACCCTACATTAAATGGGTACTATTATACTGTAGTTCAATATCATTTCATCAAGACcatgaaattcaaaaatctCTACCTATACGGCGCTATATACCAACTCTTTAGAAAAAgttatttatgttttgtgtAGGACGAACAAGTAAACAAATAAGTTAAGTACTCCCATGTTTCAAATTAAACTACAACCTATTTAATTTTAGGGTTGCACGGCCgttgttgtatacttgtatctAAAGCTAAAATCTTTGACTTTTGAGTCCACATTTCTTTTTGGGAAGTTGGAAACCAGAAAATACCAAATTAAGGGCAAAGAATATATTTGTCATAATGAGGTGGGCTCGAGGGTGGACATAGTACCCTGTATAGTATCACCCACCACCTCACATCAAGAGAATTTCATGGTGAAATTTAAGTCTTATTAGTAGACCTAGCCACACACACATGTACACCCTCCATACTTCCTCTGTATTTCCATCACGCAACCTGCACTGTTATCTAACATATCCtaggtaaataaaaataaaataaaataaaggccATTCACCTCTCATTATGTCacataatttaatatatcaaaaatgaTACGTATGAGACAATATTGAAAGTGAAACGAAGAAAAAAGGTGGAATCCAATGTGTTAATAGTTGAATTGGTTAGACATGTTTAAGATTGGtctagaaagaaagaaaaaactttaaatCCTTGATTTCTTTTAGTTCTTTGAGTGCTTGAGCAAATTGATAATTAATCGTTACATTACAACAAAAAAGTTCTTTATTTCGAATTTACCTAACATAATCTTTTACTATGGAATCGAATCGTTGTTGTAAAAAATGTTTCCTTGtcaattaattaaacattataaaTTGTTGAACCACAAGGGGTAAATTGGTAGAAAATTATAGGTTTTACGAGTTAATTTTATGCAAAGATTACATTGTCGTAACCAAACTTGCGCTATTAAAATGACATCTCCAAGaaaacaccccccccccccccccaagaaaaagaaaaaaaaaaaaagacaacaaCAACATGTCACTGCCAGAAATCGAACACATGACTTGTAACTTATTTGCAAGATTTACGAATTAGTTATTAGTACGACTCATTTTACCACAAGTGTGTAATAATGATTTGTACAGTTAGCTGTAAAACTTGTATATTATGGTACATCCATCAAACATCGTGGTGCGAATATTATTTTCCCTAATATATAGTGTTTGATATGATAACATAGCTTGTGGTAATAGTTAATAGGAATTGAGTACTCCGATTGTttactttgttcatttttttttttaaaggtgtggatTAATCATTGCAGCGAAAGCTATAGCTTAAACTAGTTTTACACTTCTCACCCTCTAATACCCGGTAGGAGGAAAAAACCCTTTGACTAGCCGTCCAAAGGCACGATACTAATTAGGGATAAAACTCTGTCCTTTCAAGGTTTGATCCTGACACCTCACCCATCACAAAGAGATTGTTGCCATATGTCCAACCACTGCACTGCATGGACATcaaatataatctatatatatttgaaatggGCAGTTTTAATTATCACATGTACGTATACATCCTATAGCAAGAGTTTCTTCTCTTCTTTGTGTGCCTATAATAAGTTTAGGAATCCTCACATAACAGTGATATACTGATATACCTAACCACCTAATATATGAACATGCAGTGGATCCATTTTTTGAAGAAATGAGAAATAAGGACACTGTGGAagtagaaaaaattaaaatccagTAAAATATGCAGCGAATATCTTTCATGATAGGCTCATTCTACTTCTACAATTCTACCTATCTTTCTCTCATAAGGCATTTTCTgctcatacttcttgttgaaaTGCCActatttattactatttttttttcaaacatagGAGTCTTTGTTTTAGTGAAAGGCCAGCCCATTTTAACTCGGGTACGGTATATATGGTGGTGGATCAAAGGTCTCTATAGAAAAAATGATGTATATAggcttaattttctttttaccaTAATTAATCAAGCAAGTGATCTAATGTTTTGTTGATCTTTTATTAACTAAATGCATGTTcttagtttgtatatatattgtttcatttcttggtgtttgtatatttttatgcaTATTTCCTATTAGAGTTACTTGGTTAAGAAAactagaaaagaaagaaaataaaagagttccttatataaaagattatatatCTGATactatatacataattttatatttaaaaaaatatggaccatatatataatatatatgtgacaAATTAGAACAAGCAGGCTAGCTTACAGTCTCATTTTGGATTTACCATGATGAATGAAGTCTACATCATTTGGtctcattttaataaaaaaaaaaaaatcaagctgAAGTGTCAGTACCTAATACCCAAATGAAGTAAAGCATTTCAAAATTCAAAGGGGTGCAACTGTAATTATTGTATGCTTGCAGATTACTTACTCATATACTCTATGTTCATATCTAACAAGAATAATATATACTAGTTTAAGTTAATTACTTATTTCAAATTATTATCTTAAAGACCTAACATTGGATTTTAATTAATTGCTTATCAAACCATAAGCCAAAagaattttgagaaaagaaGCATCAAAAGTTTGGTAATTGCCGGTTGAGACACTTACATATAAATTTTCGCGATATCTAAGACAAATACAGTGTACTCCGTACCTCTTAGGAACATGTATCATATAACGAAAAATGTGCTCATGTtccaggttttttttttttccttaaccaTATTTGGTATATATGACTTCTAAACTAATTAACCTCCTATATTTAATTTTACCTAGCTAGCACCATTGGATTATGGGCAGGCGCTAGCGAGTAAATATCATCCTCGGATTCTTAATACGAAGTTCATACCGGTTGCTGGCCAGGATCACAAAGaaaattacgagtatatataatattgttcaTAGTAAATTCTtccataaacatatattataaaaaaaaaaaagaaggttcATGTTTACTAGGTTATTTATTAAACTTTAAATCTTTAAGTATTTGCTGTAAAATGCATAGGCAATTTAAAAACTTAAAGAACATGATCTGCAGAAATTCCGAATCTTGAATGTGTACTTGGTTTGAGATTTTGGTATTAAATCTTGAGACCAAAAAATAGGACAACCATAGCAACTagtactaattaatatattggagCAGTTAGCTTACGGAGTTCTTACTTGTCTTCAAGAATGCATGTTATAGACACATTGATGATATGAAATTAATTGTGCGCATTCATCTGATTTTTGTACAATCGaatcaaaaatccatcatcaGGGGCTTAAATTAATGTTCAAGCAATTAAAGAAAATTTCTAAGCAAAATCATCAGACATGATCAAAATGGtacataaacaaattaattaaaacatcaAAATCCATTACATTAGTTAGGACAGTTAGTCCCATTCGTTTCTCAATTCCTCTTTGACATTGTCGATTTTCTTCAATAACGTCTAAAAGACGATGGTAAAGAAGCAAAACAGTGAAAGAACTCATACAAGTACTTATCAAAAGCGCTTTATATATGTAAAGTATATATCGATTTCATGAACCATTACATTCACTAAAAGgcataaaaatcataattttatcGATAAATTTATGACCAATTTAACAACAATTATGGACTTACATCCTTGTAGCGCATTGCGCATCATCAATAGCGAACTTTTCAACGGATCTGGCTGCAGTCGGATCAATAGCATTGTATATATCTTGTATGGATAATTAGTCCTGCCCATCAAAACATCTAATACTAAACAGTAGTTaaaatgcatacatatataaacatatatatataaaactaatagcAAAATGTGTGAATATGTTAATTGATGTACCTCTTGAGGATAGCTAGATCCATGGATCAATTAAGTACTCCTGAAAATTTTGGAGCTTGAATCTTTTGAGCCCACATAATTGTTCCTTGAGTTATAAAGCAAAGAGTATGGCTTTGGAAGCTTTTGTTCGGCAAACAATTCCCCGATTTTGCCTTCCTCATGATTATTGCTTTGTGATTGAAGCGGATAGAAGTAGCTACTACGATCGATACCAAGAACATTCTTGTCGTCGATATTAAGCTTTTTAAACCGCGACTTTTCAATTGTTCTTTCTCTAGCTCTTGCCCTTGCCTCTGCCCTTAACTGGCTTCTAGCCACAAGATTGACATGAAATCCAGGTTTCTGTTTTTGTACCactgtttttttcttcttttttaaaatactcccatttatattattaacacTACTTTTACCAACAAGCttcttttttttaccttttttctcAATATGATGATTTCCTTTTTCCATAAAAACTTCTTCACATTGATTCGAAAGAGTCGAAGATGACGTATGTTTCATTTCTTCAACCAAATCTTTGATAGCAGTTTTGGATTTTGTAAAAAGCCAATCGAGGGTTTTACTTGCTTTATCAAAACCTAACAAATCTTGAAGACCAAAAAACTTTTTTGAAATGTCAATTGACAATCTCACCCTCCGATCTCGCGGCCCTTGAGCCGTAAAGATCTTACTATGACGATCTTTCTTCGAAGCCGAAACTCTCTTTCGAGACGGCGAAATTAAAGAATCTGAAAGCTTTAGATGATTTTCAGAGGATTTTTCTTCTGTTTGTTTAATGGGTGGAGTAGTACTAACATGATCAAAAGTAGAACATTCTCCAGATACAAAAATTGGGTTATTTTGACTAAAATAAACACCATCTTTTTCTTCACTAGAAAACATGCTAGAAGAACTAGGAAAACCATGGATAGATGAAGGAAAAA includes these proteins:
- the LOC122578952 gene encoding transmembrane ascorbate ferrireductase 2-like; its protein translation is MIKVTAAVKFPILLLCVRSLGLLVAILVLVWNIHYRGGLALFSSNRILLFNVHPVVMVIGLLLLNGEAMLAYKTVSGTKAFKKLVHLVLQFLAFMLGVFGLWAAWKFHNDRGIDNFYSLHSWLGVACLFLFAIQWMAGFTTFWYPGGSTNKRASLMPWHVVLGLYIYALSLASCITGILEKATFLQVHHLISHYSTEAILVNILGVLIVILGFFVIFCVVSPSNGQGDVKQESIELVEEQPMVSSHEIGTSD
- the LOC122580267 gene encoding transcription factor DICHOTOMA-like, whose amino-acid sequence is MFSSSNLFPSSIHGFPSSSSMFSSEEKDGVYFSQNNPIFVSGECSTFDHVSTTPPIKQTEEKSSENHLKLSDSLISPSRKRVSASKKDRHSKIFTAQGPRDRRVRLSIDISKKFFGLQDLLGFDKASKTLDWLFTKSKTAIKDLVEEMKHTSSSTLSNQCEEVFMEKGNHHIEKKGKKKKLVGKSSVNNINGSILKKKKKTVVQKQKPGFHVNLVARSQLRAEARARARERTIEKSRFKKLNIDDKNVLGIDRSSYFYPLQSQSNNHEEGKIGELFAEQKLPKPYSLLYNSRNNYVGSKDSSSKIFRST